From one Staphylococcus kloosii genomic stretch:
- a CDS encoding pyridoxal-phosphate-dependent aminotransferase family protein, translating into MKYYHPLLLTPGPTPVPDEILHATQQPMVGHRSSDFEAIAKEAFQAIKPVFGTANEVIVLTSSGTSALEASMLNIANTDDHIVIIVSGAFGNRFKQIAETYYNNVHIFEVEWGKAVNVPDFIDYLKSINGDVTAVYCQYCETSTAVVHPVGELGAALKQFKEDIYFVVDGVSCIGAVDANMQRDNIDVLVSGSQKAIMLPPGLAFVAYNDRAKERFSTVTTPRFYLDLNKYLKSVAENSTPFTPNVALFRGVNAYANLVKEEGFDNVINRHYAIRDGLRAALKALDLELLVEDEFASPTVTAFVPNDKEELDYIKNQLKQRFSITIAGGQGHLKGQILRIGHMGQISPFDILQVVSALELILTEHRGESYVGKAISQYMEVVKAYV; encoded by the coding sequence ATGAAGTATTATCATCCTTTATTGTTAACACCAGGTCCAACACCTGTACCTGACGAAATTTTACACGCAACACAACAACCAATGGTAGGTCACCGTTCTAGTGATTTTGAAGCTATTGCTAAAGAGGCGTTCCAAGCTATCAAACCTGTATTTGGTACTGCTAACGAAGTAATAGTTTTAACTTCTAGTGGTACGAGTGCTTTAGAAGCTAGTATGTTAAATATTGCAAATACTGATGATCACATAGTCATTATCGTTTCTGGTGCATTTGGTAATCGTTTTAAACAAATTGCCGAAACTTATTATAATAACGTACATATTTTCGAAGTTGAATGGGGTAAAGCAGTCAACGTGCCCGACTTTATAGATTATTTAAAATCAATTAATGGTGATGTTACTGCAGTATATTGTCAATATTGTGAAACATCAACAGCAGTTGTTCATCCAGTTGGTGAACTTGGAGCAGCATTAAAACAATTTAAAGAAGACATTTATTTTGTTGTTGACGGTGTTAGTTGTATCGGTGCTGTCGATGCAAACATGCAACGAGATAACATCGATGTTTTAGTTTCGGGTAGTCAAAAAGCAATTATGTTACCACCCGGTTTAGCATTTGTCGCGTACAATGATCGTGCAAAAGAAAGATTTAGTACTGTAACAACACCAAGATTTTATTTAGATTTAAATAAATATTTAAAATCGGTTGCTGAAAACTCTACACCTTTCACACCTAACGTAGCACTCTTTAGAGGCGTTAATGCATATGCTAACTTAGTAAAAGAAGAAGGATTTGATAATGTTATTAATCGTCACTATGCAATTAGAGACGGTTTAAGAGCAGCTTTAAAAGCATTAGATTTAGAGTTATTAGTTGAAGATGAATTTGCTTCACCTACTGTTACAGCCTTTGTACCAAACGATAAAGAAGAATTAGATTATATTAAAAATCAACTTAAACAACGTTTCAGTATTACTATCGCCGGAGGTCAAGGCCATCTAAAAGGACAAATTTTACGAATTGGACATATGGGACAAATTTCCCCATTCGATATTTTACAAGTCGTATCAGCTTTAGAACTTATCCTGACTGAACACCGTGGAGAGTCATACGTAGGTAAAGCAATTAGTCAATATATGGAGGTAGTAAAAGCTTATGTATAA
- a CDS encoding SACOL1771 family peroxiredoxin, with amino-acid sequence MVKHDFKVTTKWQGGREAVGEVAGDVISEQISIPSELGGNGHGTNPDELLVSAASSCYIISLAAVLERAGFNNITIDQQSIGTAVFENSKFKMESITHFPKIKVDNPEQLETKLPKLLKIADNNCMISNSIRGNVQVNIQPNILKQ; translated from the coding sequence ATGGTTAAGCACGATTTTAAAGTAACAACAAAATGGCAAGGTGGTCGTGAAGCAGTTGGCGAAGTTGCTGGAGACGTTATTAGTGAACAAATTTCAATCCCTTCAGAATTAGGTGGAAATGGTCATGGTACGAACCCTGATGAATTGTTAGTAAGCGCTGCTTCTTCTTGCTATATTATTTCACTTGCTGCTGTGTTAGAACGCGCAGGTTTTAATAATATAACTATCGATCAACAATCTATAGGTACAGCTGTCTTTGAAAATAGTAAATTCAAAATGGAATCTATAACACATTTTCCTAAAATCAAAGTCGATAACCCTGAACAATTAGAAACAAAATTACCAAAATTATTAAAAATTGCAGACAATAATTGTATGATTTCTAATTCTATTCGTGGCAATGTACAAGTAAATATACAACCAAATATACTTAAACAATAA
- a CDS encoding glycerophosphodiester phosphodiesterase codes for MTNNQIKVVAHRGLSIKYPENTLIAYEAALQLNIDYLEIDIHKTADNKLVVIHDDTVDRTSNGTGKIKDYTLEQLRQLDYGKWKGESFSGQSILQFEDVLRLATQYNKRLLIEIKKPEQYSGIEELLLTQLKDARVKPSNIVIQSFNMESIEKINAAGADYKLGVLISAKKYWYRRPNFKKIARFAHFLNPNYKLVTKKFVTLAHKYQLEVMPYTVNDKTIHSKLLKTNIDGIITDAPDIFCDC; via the coding sequence GTGACGAATAACCAAATTAAAGTTGTAGCTCATAGAGGGCTTTCAATAAAATATCCAGAAAATACATTAATAGCTTATGAGGCTGCCTTACAATTAAATATCGACTATTTAGAAATTGATATACATAAAACGGCAGATAATAAGCTCGTAGTAATTCATGATGATACAGTAGACAGAACGTCAAATGGTACCGGTAAAATAAAAGATTACACGTTGGAACAATTACGTCAATTAGATTATGGTAAATGGAAAGGGGAATCATTTAGTGGACAATCTATTTTACAATTTGAAGATGTTCTAAGACTTGCGACTCAATATAATAAAAGGTTATTAATTGAAATTAAAAAACCCGAACAATATTCAGGGATAGAAGAACTGTTACTTACTCAGTTAAAAGACGCTCGAGTAAAACCATCCAACATTGTTATTCAATCATTTAATATGGAAAGCATAGAGAAAATTAATGCGGCTGGTGCAGATTACAAATTAGGAGTATTAATTAGTGCTAAAAAATATTGGTATCGTCGACCTAATTTTAAAAAGATTGCTCGATTTGCTCATTTTTTAAATCCGAACTATAAATTAGTAACTAAAAAATTTGTAACGCTAGCACATAAATATCAGCTTGAAGTAATGCCTTATACAGTAAATGATAAAACGATACATTCTAAACTATTAAAAACAAATATTGATGGCATTATAACAGATGCACCAGACATTTTTTGTGACTGCTAG
- a CDS encoding GNAT family N-acetyltransferase has protein sequence MIIRALEETDLQFVHHLNNEYSIMSYWFEEPYQSLSELQTLYKKHILDESERRFIIEEDNVRFGVVELVEINFVHRNCEIQIIIDPQYSGKGYAKSAFKMAIDYAFLVLNLNKIYLFVDVNNSKAVHIYERNNFKIEGTLKEHFYTRGSYSDCHVMGLLKKDWHKSENDLSHIK, from the coding sequence ATGATAATTAGAGCATTAGAAGAAACCGATTTGCAGTTTGTTCATCATTTAAACAATGAATATTCTATAATGTCATATTGGTTTGAAGAACCCTACCAATCACTGAGCGAATTACAAACCTTATATAAAAAACATATTTTAGATGAATCTGAACGCCGTTTTATTATTGAAGAGGATAATGTTCGTTTTGGAGTTGTAGAACTTGTAGAGATAAATTTCGTTCATCGTAATTGCGAAATTCAAATTATTATCGATCCACAATATAGTGGTAAAGGTTATGCCAAAAGCGCATTTAAAATGGCCATTGACTACGCGTTTCTAGTATTAAATTTAAATAAAATATATTTATTTGTGGATGTTAACAATTCGAAAGCAGTACATATATACGAACGTAACAACTTTAAAATCGAAGGCACACTAAAAGAACATTTCTATACTAGAGGTTCCTATAGTGATTGTCATGTTATGGGGTTATTGAAAAAAGATTGGCATAAATCCGAAAATGATTTATCGCATATTAAATAG
- the rpsD gene encoding 30S ribosomal protein S4, with protein MARFRGSNWKKSRRLGISLSGTGKELEKRPYAPGQHGPNQRKKLSEYGLQLREKQKLRYLYGITERQFRNTFDAAAKQHGVHGENFMQLLAARLDAVVYSLGLARTRRQARQLVGHGHVEVDGNRVDIPSYTLKPGQTISIREKSQNLNIIAESVEINNFVPDYLEFDADNLQGKYIRVPERSELPAEINEQLIVEYYSR; from the coding sequence ATGGCTCGATTTAGAGGTTCAAATTGGAAAAAATCTCGTCGCTTAGGTATCTCTTTAAGTGGCACAGGTAAAGAATTAGAAAAACGCCCTTACGCACCAGGACAACACGGTCCTAACCAACGTAAAAAATTATCAGAATATGGTTTACAATTACGTGAGAAACAAAAATTACGTTATTTATATGGAATTACTGAAAGACAATTCCGTAACACATTCGACGCTGCTGCTAAGCAACACGGTGTACACGGTGAAAACTTCATGCAATTATTAGCTGCTCGTTTAGACGCAGTTGTTTATTCATTAGGTTTAGCTCGTACTCGTCGTCAAGCACGTCAATTAGTTGGACATGGTCACGTTGAAGTTGATGGTAACCGTGTTGATATCCCATCTTACACTTTAAAACCAGGTCAAACTATCTCTATCCGTGAAAAATCACAAAACTTAAACATCATTGCTGAGTCAGTTGAAATCAATAACTTTGTACCAGATTACTTAGAATTTGACGCTGATAACTTACAAGGTAAATATATCCGCGTTCCAGAACGTAGTGAATTACCTGCTGAAATTAATGAACAACTTATCGTTGAGTACTACTCAAGATAA
- a CDS encoding GAF domain-containing protein — translation MTEIKTTNYSMLQKQLTALIEDESNLIAILSNSSALLNDNLDQINWVGFYLIENNELILGPFQGHPACVHIAIGNGVCGTAVEQDETQVVADVNAFPGHIACDANSKSEIVVPIHVNNKVIGVLDIDAPILNRFDDNDKQQLEQVVTIIESQLNNK, via the coding sequence ATGACTGAAATAAAAACAACCAACTATAGTATGTTACAAAAGCAATTAACTGCTTTAATAGAAGATGAATCAAACCTCATTGCTATTTTAAGCAATAGTTCTGCTTTGTTAAATGATAATCTAGATCAAATCAATTGGGTAGGATTTTATTTAATAGAAAATAACGAACTTATTCTCGGACCTTTCCAAGGCCACCCTGCATGTGTACACATAGCAATAGGTAATGGCGTTTGCGGAACTGCAGTTGAACAAGACGAAACTCAAGTTGTTGCTGACGTAAATGCATTTCCTGGTCATATTGCGTGCGATGCCAACAGTAAATCTGAAATCGTTGTACCAATTCATGTTAACAACAAAGTTATTGGTGTTTTAGACATCGATGCCCCTATTCTTAATCGCTTTGATGATAACGATAAGCAACAATTAGAACAAGTTGTTACAATTATTGAAAGCCAATTAAATAATAAGTAA
- the ezrA gene encoding septation ring formation regulator EzrA, whose translation MVLYIILAIIVIILIVVGILFYMRSNKSRVVEQAEERRLKVEELPYEESLSKLTELKFAGETKDTYDNYKKQANDSHEQYLAPVDEKLHNAESLLEKFKFSQAQNEVDESHELMDQYEEQYKRTDQEIDEIVEQHKYSHRLYEECKNDYREMKRDVLANRHQFGEAAGPLENEIESFEPEIKTYESLKEEGNYKQAHEHIKTLNEDMNYLKKDMAEIPDLIREAQKELPGQFQDLKYGCRDLKVEGYDLDHVKIDSTLQTLKTELSFVEPLISKLELDEANDKLVNINDRLDEMYDLIEHEVKSKNNVEETKEIITDNLFKAKDMNYTLQTEIEYVRENYYINETDVQNVRQFENEIQNLIAVYDDILRETSKSAVRYSEVEDNLKYIEKHVDVINEKQEKLQNHLIQLREDEAEAEDNILRVQGKKEEVYRRLLASNLPSVPERFIIMKNEIDNEVREVNKKFSVRPIHVKHLKDKVSKVVLQMNKFEDEANDVLVNAVHAEKLIQYGNRYRKDNTNVDKSLNEAERLFKNNRYKRAIEIAEQALESVEPGIAKQIEDQVAQEHA comes from the coding sequence ATGGTACTATATATTATTTTAGCAATTATTGTCATTATACTGATTGTTGTCGGTATATTGTTTTATATGCGCTCAAATAAGAGTCGCGTTGTTGAACAAGCTGAAGAAAGAAGATTAAAGGTTGAAGAGCTACCTTATGAAGAAAGCTTGTCTAAATTAACAGAATTAAAATTCGCTGGCGAAACGAAAGATACATACGATAATTATAAAAAACAAGCGAACGACAGCCATGAACAATATTTAGCACCAGTTGATGAAAAACTTCATAATGCTGAAAGTCTTTTAGAGAAATTTAAATTTTCTCAAGCTCAAAATGAAGTTGATGAATCACATGAATTAATGGATCAGTATGAAGAACAGTATAAGAGAACTGATCAAGAAATCGATGAAATCGTAGAACAACATAAATATAGTCACAGACTATATGAAGAATGTAAAAATGATTATCGTGAAATGAAAAGAGATGTTCTTGCAAACCGTCACCAATTTGGCGAAGCTGCAGGTCCTTTAGAAAATGAAATTGAATCTTTCGAACCTGAAATTAAAACATATGAGTCTCTAAAAGAAGAGGGAAATTACAAACAAGCGCATGAACATATCAAAACATTAAATGAAGATATGAATTATCTTAAAAAAGACATGGCTGAAATTCCAGACTTAATTAGAGAGGCTCAAAAAGAATTACCGGGTCAATTCCAAGACTTAAAATACGGATGTCGTGATTTGAAAGTCGAAGGTTATGACTTAGATCATGTGAAAATCGATAGTACATTACAAACATTGAAAACTGAATTAAGTTTTGTTGAACCTTTAATAAGTAAATTGGAACTTGATGAGGCAAATGATAAATTAGTAAATATAAATGATCGTTTAGATGAAATGTATGATTTAATCGAACATGAAGTAAAATCTAAAAACAATGTTGAAGAAACGAAAGAAATTATTACAGATAATTTATTTAAAGCGAAAGACATGAACTATACGTTACAAACTGAAATCGAATATGTAAGAGAAAATTATTACATTAACGAAACTGACGTTCAAAATGTTAGACAGTTTGAAAATGAGATTCAAAACCTTATCGCCGTATACGATGATATTTTACGCGAAACTTCAAAATCAGCTGTTCGATATAGTGAAGTAGAAGATAACTTAAAATACATTGAAAAACACGTTGATGTAATTAACGAGAAACAAGAAAAATTACAAAACCATCTTATTCAGTTACGTGAAGATGAAGCTGAAGCAGAAGATAATATTTTACGTGTACAAGGTAAGAAAGAAGAAGTTTATCGTCGCTTATTAGCTTCTAATTTACCAAGTGTTCCGGAACGATTTATTATCATGAAAAATGAAATTGATAATGAAGTTCGCGAAGTGAATAAAAAATTCAGTGTTCGTCCAATTCATGTTAAACATTTAAAAGATAAAGTATCTAAAGTTGTTTTACAGATGAATAAGTTTGAAGACGAAGCTAATGACGTCTTAGTAAACGCTGTTCATGCTGAAAAATTAATTCAATATGGCAACCGTTATAGAAAAGACAACACTAATGTTGATAAGAGCTTAAATGAAGCGGAACGTTTATTTAAAAATAATAGATATAAACGTGCCATAGAAATTGCTGAACAAGCTTTAGAAAGCGTTGAACCAGGAATTGCTAAACAAATTGAAGATCAAGTTGCGCAAGAACACGCTTGA
- a CDS encoding cysteine desulfurase family protein: protein MIYLDNAATTKPDQDVLDTFLKVNQTLYFNPSSPHKAGVQAEQLLVQAKQQINTLLNLNNKYDIVFTSGATESNNIALQGIAKKKKAFAPEIITSVLEHPSVLEVVRALGNQGFEIKFVDITSDGKIDLEHLKSLMSDKVGLVTCMHVNNIMGQIQPIAEIGRIVKAYPKAHFHVDAVQAIGKVPLEFEGVHSLSMSGHKFNGLKGQGILLVENVHQIEPIMQGGGQELGVRSGTINLPINISIVKAIKYAVQNQAQLHEQLTALNNELRTFIGEYKGVYINSPHDAAPHILNLAFPGVKGEVLVNAFSKDEVMLSTTSACASKKAELNEVLLGMGIAKRNIEGSIRLSFGANTTSEDIGQFKETFIKVYEEVKELLK from the coding sequence GTGATTTACCTCGATAATGCTGCTACAACTAAGCCAGATCAAGACGTGTTGGATACTTTTTTAAAGGTGAATCAAACATTATATTTTAATCCCAGTAGCCCCCATAAAGCGGGCGTACAAGCAGAACAGCTTTTAGTACAAGCTAAACAACAAATTAATACGTTGTTAAATTTAAATAATAAATACGATATCGTATTTACTAGTGGTGCAACTGAATCTAATAATATTGCGCTTCAAGGCATAGCTAAAAAGAAAAAAGCGTTCGCTCCTGAAATTATCACTTCTGTATTAGAACATCCATCTGTATTAGAAGTAGTACGTGCGCTAGGCAATCAAGGCTTTGAAATTAAATTTGTCGATATTACTTCAGACGGAAAAATAGATTTAGAACATTTAAAAAGTTTAATGTCTGATAAAGTAGGACTAGTGACATGTATGCACGTTAATAATATTATGGGTCAAATTCAGCCAATTGCTGAAATCGGACGTATCGTTAAAGCGTATCCTAAAGCGCATTTTCACGTTGATGCAGTTCAAGCTATAGGGAAAGTTCCATTGGAATTCGAAGGCGTACATAGTTTAAGTATGAGTGGGCATAAATTTAATGGCTTGAAAGGGCAAGGTATATTGCTTGTCGAAAATGTGCATCAAATAGAACCGATAATGCAAGGTGGCGGACAAGAATTAGGTGTTAGAAGCGGTACGATAAATTTACCCATCAATATAAGCATAGTTAAAGCTATTAAATATGCTGTTCAAAATCAAGCGCAGTTACATGAACAGTTAACTGCTTTAAATAATGAGTTGAGAACGTTTATAGGAGAGTATAAAGGTGTTTATATCAATTCCCCACATGATGCAGCACCCCATATATTAAATCTTGCATTTCCCGGTGTTAAAGGAGAAGTGTTAGTAAATGCTTTTTCAAAAGACGAGGTAATGTTATCGACTACAAGCGCATGTGCCTCAAAAAAAGCTGAACTCAATGAAGTCCTTTTAGGTATGGGAATTGCTAAAAGAAATATTGAAGGTAGTATTCGACTGTCGTTTGGAGCAAATACAACATCTGAAGATATTGGTCAGTTTAAAGAAACATTTATAAAAGTTTATGAAGAAGTTAAGGAGTTGTTAAAATGA
- the thiI gene encoding tRNA uracil 4-sulfurtransferase ThiI, which yields MTYDHLLVRYGELTLKGANRKMFVNQLRTNVQKSLKPFNDIKIKANRDRMYIELGDTADIDGIIERLSKIFGIYSISPVMKVEKTVEAVEQQASIFASNYRKGDTFKIDVKRADKNFPLDTYELQRQVGGAVLRNNEQISVNVKQPDHEIKVEVRIDAIYIYDLTVEGAGGLPVGTGGKTLLMLSGGIDSPVAAMEVMRRGVTIEAIHFHSPPFTSEKAKDKVIELTRILSQHVGPIKLHIVPFTELQKQINKVVHERYTMTSTRRMMMQVADKLVHKIGAHAIVNGENLGQVASQTLKSMYAINHVTSTPVLRPLLTLDKEEIVKKAKNIGTFDVSIQPYEDCCTIFTPKNPVTEPDFEKVVKYESVFDFEEMIDNAVANIETLTITKDYQSDKEAETSAIIEDLF from the coding sequence ATGACTTATGATCATTTATTAGTTAGATATGGCGAATTGACGCTCAAAGGCGCTAACCGAAAAATGTTTGTTAATCAATTACGAACAAATGTACAGAAATCACTGAAGCCGTTTAACGATATAAAAATAAAAGCAAATAGAGATAGAATGTATATTGAATTAGGTGATACAGCCGATATAGATGGTATAATAGAACGCTTGTCTAAAATATTTGGTATTTATTCTATAAGCCCTGTTATGAAAGTAGAAAAGACCGTAGAAGCAGTTGAACAACAAGCAAGTATCTTTGCTAGCAATTATCGTAAGGGAGATACATTTAAAATAGATGTTAAAAGAGCAGATAAAAATTTCCCGCTTGATACTTATGAACTACAACGTCAAGTTGGCGGAGCCGTTTTAAGAAATAATGAGCAAATTAGTGTAAACGTAAAGCAACCAGATCATGAAATTAAAGTAGAAGTTAGAATAGATGCTATCTATATTTATGATCTAACGGTTGAAGGTGCAGGTGGGCTACCAGTAGGCACAGGGGGCAAGACATTATTAATGCTTTCTGGCGGGATCGATTCTCCAGTTGCTGCTATGGAAGTAATGCGACGTGGTGTAACAATAGAAGCAATCCATTTCCACAGTCCACCATTTACGAGTGAAAAAGCAAAAGATAAAGTGATTGAACTGACTCGCATATTATCTCAGCATGTAGGTCCAATTAAATTACACATTGTGCCTTTTACAGAATTACAAAAACAAATTAATAAAGTCGTACACGAACGATATACGATGACATCTACACGTCGTATGATGATGCAAGTTGCCGATAAATTAGTTCATAAAATCGGTGCACATGCAATCGTTAATGGTGAAAATTTAGGACAAGTTGCAAGTCAAACACTTAAAAGTATGTATGCAATCAATCATGTCACTTCAACACCAGTATTACGTCCACTCTTAACTTTAGATAAAGAAGAGATTGTGAAGAAAGCCAAAAATATTGGCACGTTTGATGTTTCAATTCAACCATATGAAGATTGTTGTACAATTTTTACACCTAAAAACCCTGTTACAGAACCTGATTTTGAAAAAGTCGTAAAATATGAAAGTGTCTTTGATTTTGAAGAAATGATAGATAACGCTGTAGCGAATATTGAAACACTGACAATAACTAAAGATTATCAAAGTGACAAAGAAGCGGAAACTAGCGCGATAATTGAAGACTTATTTTAA
- a CDS encoding TSUP family transporter, with protein sequence MDWDISIILIVIALGFLAAFIDAVVGGGGLISIPTLLAIGLPPSIALGTNKLASVFGTMTSAIRFIRARKVDLALVGKLLPFVFIFSIIGSSLATFLPADLLKPIVIVILTIVLIYTLIRKDWGSIRTFNKLTIAKAILFTSLISIIGFYDGFLGGGTGSFLLFILLMFGFDFLSAAGNAKVLNFGSNLGALLLFICLGHVDYFIGIIMALSMIAGSYVGAMFAINKGVGYVKVLFVVVTAVLILKNAYDYIAQTF encoded by the coding sequence ATGGATTGGGATATATCAATTATATTAATTGTCATAGCGTTAGGATTTTTAGCGGCATTTATCGATGCAGTGGTAGGTGGGGGTGGATTAATTTCTATTCCGACTTTATTAGCTATAGGCTTACCACCTTCAATTGCATTAGGTACGAATAAATTAGCAAGCGTATTCGGTACAATGACGAGTGCCATTAGATTTATTAGAGCAAGAAAAGTCGATTTAGCATTAGTTGGAAAATTATTGCCATTTGTCTTTATCTTCTCGATAATCGGTTCGAGTCTGGCAACATTTTTACCGGCAGACTTATTAAAACCAATAGTTATCGTCATACTAACTATCGTGCTGATATATACTTTGATTCGTAAAGATTGGGGCAGTATTCGCACATTTAATAAATTAACGATAGCTAAAGCGATTTTGTTTACCTCTTTAATTAGCATCATTGGTTTTTATGATGGCTTTTTAGGTGGTGGAACGGGTTCGTTCTTACTATTTATTTTATTAATGTTTGGTTTTGATTTTTTAAGTGCTGCCGGGAACGCAAAGGTATTAAATTTTGGATCGAATTTAGGCGCGCTATTATTATTTATTTGTTTAGGGCATGTAGATTACTTTATTGGTATTATCATGGCTTTAAGCATGATAGCAGGTTCATATGTAGGGGCAATGTTTGCTATAAATAAAGGCGTAGGATACGTAAAAGTATTATTCGTTGTCGTCACGGCTGTTTTGATTTTAAAAAATGCGTACGATTATATAGCTCAAACATTTTAA
- the sppA gene encoding signal peptide peptidase SppA — protein sequence MSKKRVIAIILAVVVILGGITVSSISAIVSSFISNSSSSSGDPFTEKTEQQGSSSKRIAHLTLNGEISDESDGGLFGGSGYDHDAFMKQLENVKKDKSVKGVLLTINSPGGGTYPSDEIYNKIKQIKKKGKKVYVHMESLAASGGYYVSAPADKIYAGPQSMVGSIGVIMSNVDYSGLQKKLGVKENVIKSGAHKDILSSSRPMTSDEKNILQSMLNDSFDRFVNIVKDGRHMSEKKVRKLADGRVYSAQQAKENGLIDNIGYQNEAISALKKDIHAKNAEVFEYSDSGNIFSTIFSAKSTVKQFRSDIKDIKSVITNDSKAKPMYLYEG from the coding sequence ATGTCTAAAAAAAGAGTGATTGCCATCATTTTAGCTGTAGTTGTTATATTAGGTGGTATTACTGTAAGTTCAATAAGTGCTATCGTTAGTTCCTTTATTTCAAATAGTAGTTCTAGTAGTGGTGATCCGTTTACAGAAAAAACGGAACAACAAGGAAGTTCATCAAAACGAATCGCTCATTTAACACTAAATGGTGAAATTTCAGATGAATCAGACGGTGGTTTATTTGGCGGGAGTGGTTATGATCACGATGCATTTATGAAACAATTAGAAAATGTCAAAAAAGACAAATCTGTAAAAGGTGTCTTATTAACGATTAACTCTCCCGGCGGTGGCACATATCCTAGTGATGAAATTTACAACAAGATTAAACAAATTAAGAAAAAGGGTAAAAAAGTTTATGTACATATGGAAAGTTTAGCTGCATCTGGCGGTTATTATGTTTCTGCCCCTGCGGATAAAATTTATGCAGGACCACAGTCTATGGTTGGCTCAATAGGTGTCATCATGTCTAATGTTGATTATTCTGGTTTACAGAAAAAACTAGGCGTTAAAGAAAATGTTATTAAATCAGGTGCACATAAAGATATCTTGAGCAGTTCTCGTCCTATGACAAGCGATGAAAAAAATATTTTACAATCAATGTTAAACGATAGCTTTGATCGTTTCGTCAATATTGTTAAAGATGGACGTCACATGTCTGAGAAAAAAGTAAGGAAATTAGCAGACGGCCGTGTATACAGTGCGCAACAGGCAAAAGAAAATGGCTTAATTGATAATATTGGTTACCAAAATGAAGCAATATCAGCATTGAAAAAAGATATTCATGCTAAAAACGCGGAAGTCTTTGAGTATAGTGATAGTGGTAATATTTTCTCTACTATATTCAGTGCTAAATCAACTGTTAAACAGTTTAGAAGTGATATAAAAGATATTAAATCTGTTATTACTAATGACTCTAAAGCTAAACCAATGTATTTATACGAAGGGTAG
- a CDS encoding RDD family protein — protein MQSTSNEAVSEALIHEQMVKSIYAGFGIRFWSFLIDLLVIFGVHSLILKPIYHFTKIDDIKIWINYFSVGHILDAIVFYLYFVLLTRFFQQTLGKMICNIRVEREDRQTLTWSDILFREWIGRIVCGVFGNILYLVTIFTKKHKGIHDYFAETVVIKNKFEKLFYLK, from the coding sequence ATACAATCTACCTCCAATGAAGCTGTATCCGAAGCATTAATACATGAACAAATGGTCAAATCAATATATGCAGGCTTTGGCATACGTTTCTGGAGCTTCCTCATTGATTTACTCGTCATATTTGGCGTACACAGTTTAATTTTAAAGCCTATTTATCATTTTACTAAGATAGATGATATAAAAATTTGGATAAATTATTTTAGTGTTGGCCACATACTAGATGCAATTGTGTTTTATTTATATTTTGTATTGCTCACTCGTTTCTTCCAACAAACTTTAGGGAAAATGATATGCAATATAAGGGTAGAACGTGAGGATCGACAGACTTTGACATGGTCAGACATCCTTTTTAGAGAATGGATTGGTCGCATTGTCTGTGGTGTTTTCGGTAATATATTGTATCTAGTAACAATTTTCACAAAAAAACACAAAGGCATACATGATTATTTCGCAGAAACCGTCGTAATTAAAAATAAATTCGAAAAATTATTTTATTTGAAATAA